A section of the Entelurus aequoreus isolate RoL-2023_Sb linkage group LG21, RoL_Eaeq_v1.1, whole genome shotgun sequence genome encodes:
- the gmcl1 gene encoding germ cell-less protein-like 1, translating to MGNLGSRFQSTSQGREETTESRHKHSCECKKRKRNTQCDCESEKEEDDAILDTPRRKKLKSTSNYIYQTLFLNGENSDIRICALGQEWNLHKLYLCQSGYFSSMFSGSWKESNMMEINLEIPDQNIDVEALQVVFGSLYRDDVLIKPSCVVSILAAACMLQLDGLIQQCGESMKENISAKTVCGFYACSCIYGLESVMKKCLEWLLNNLMTHQNVDLMKEIGTEVMEQLIQSSDLFVMQVEMDVYTALKKWMFLQLNPSWDGPIKQLLVDADSWLCKRRSDLSEKEPFLNTEEGAPFCSVFKHVRLQYIVNDLASARILERDNILPPDWLTAVYKTQWFAMLRTEFENDNGPQEANKEEFQLSSMRCGRKLTKDGDYCWRWTGFNFGFDLLVTYTNRFIIFKRNTLSQPCGGAVSLQPRRHLAYRLRLASFDSLGKLVCSRSTGYQLLTLEKDQEYVVMNLDSRLLSFPLYVCCNFLYTSPHLGQRPDHPEHESSTRSVS from the exons ATGGGGAATCTGGGGAGCAGGTTCCAGTCCACCTCTCAGGGACGGGAGGAAACGACGGAAAGCCGCCACAAACACAGCTGCGAATGTAAGAAGAGGAAACGGAACACACAGTGTGACTGCGAGAGCGAGAAAGAGGAGGACGACGCCATACTGGACACACCGCGCAG GAAAAAATTGAAAAGCACTTCCAATTACATTTATCAGACGTTGTTCCTGAATGGAGAAAACAGCGACATTCGCATCTGCGCGCTGGGACAGGAGTGGAACCTTCACAAGTTGTACCTGTGCCAG TCAGGATATTTCTCCAGCATGTTCAGCGGCTCTTGGAAGGAGTCGAACATGATGGAAATCAACTTGGAGATCCCCGACCAGAACATTGATGTAGAAG CTCTGCAGGTGGTTTTTGGATCCTTGTACAGGGACGACGTTCTAATCAAGCCCAGCTGTGTCGTCAGTATACTCGCAGCCGCCTGTATGCTGCAGCTG GATGGTTTGATCCAGCAGTGCGGCGAGTCCATGAAGGAAAACATCAGCGCAAAGACCGTGTGCGGCTTCTACGCCTGTTCTTGCATCTACGGCCTGGAGTCCGTCATGAAAAA ATGTCTTGAGTGGCTTCTAAACAACCTCATGACTCATCAAAATGTGGACTTGATGAAAGAAATTGG GACGGAGGTGATGGAGCAACTTATCCAGTCATCGGACCTGTTTGTCATGCAGGTGGAGATGGACGTCTACACCGCGTTAAAAAAG TGGATGTTCCTGCAGCTCAACCCATCGTGGGACGGACCCATAAAGCAGCTCCTGGTGGACGCAGATTCTTGGCTGTGCAAGCGTAGGAGCG ACCTTAGTGAGAAGGAGCCTTTCTTAAACACGGAGGAGGGCGCCCCCTTTTGCTCTGTCTTCAAACATGTACGTCTCCAGTATATTGTCAACGACCTCGCTTCGGCGCGCATTTTGGAGCGGGACAACATTTTGCCTCCTG ACTGGTTGACGGCTGTATATAAAACACAGTGGTTTGCTATGTTGCGGACAGAATTTGAAAATGATAATGG tccgCAGGAAGCCAACAAAGAGGAATTTCAGTTAAGCAGCATGAGGTGTGGCAGGAAACTGACCAAAGACGGAGAC TACTGCTGGCGATGGACCGGCTTCAACTTTGGCTTCGACCTGCTGGTGACCTACACCAACCGCTTCATCATCTTCAAGAGGAACACACTAAGTCAGCCATGTGGGGGCGCTGTAAGCCTGCAACCCAGGAGGCATCTGGCATACAG GTTACGTCTGGCCTCCTTTGACAGTCTTGGCAAGCTGGTCTGCAGCCGCTCCACTGGTTACCAGCTTCTCACACTGGAGAAGGACCAG GAGTACGTGGTGATGAACCTGGACAGCCGCCTGCTGT